Proteins encoded by one window of Pecten maximus unplaced genomic scaffold, xPecMax1.1, whole genome shotgun sequence:
- the LOC117320025 gene encoding histidine-rich glycoprotein-like, whose amino-acid sequence DTTHPPPTTTPPQYITPPHFTTPQLTPHSDTHHTGTPHPTGHTPHRGHHNTQDNHTTKGTSHHTGHHTTQDKNPHRTPHHKDKPHHTGHHTPQDTNNRTHITQDTTPHFHHTQKEPQHTGTPHHTWTPTKQDKTQDTTAQGTHTTKTQSTQDTKHTGNTHTKHPRTTQGKHTNRDKHKETPQHKGTKHTWTHTNRDTTPQGQHTTRDKDRHRDKTPQKNRDNPTTK is encoded by the coding sequence GACACCACACACCCACCACCTACCACCACACCCCCACAATACATCACACCACCCCATTTCACCACACCACAACTTACACCACACAGTGACACCCACCACACAGGGACACCACACCCCACAGGACACACACCCCACAGGGGGCACCACAACACACAGGACAACCACACCACAAAAGGTACATCACACCACACAGGACACCACACCACACAGGACAAAAACCCCCACAGGACACCCCACCACAAGGACAAACCCCACCACACAGGACACCACACACCCCAGGACACGAACAACAGGACCCACATCACACAGGACACCACACCACACTTTCACCACACCCAAAAAGAACCACAGCACACAGggacaccacaccacacatgGACACCAACAAAACAGGACAAAACACAGGACACCACAgcacaaggaacacacaccacCAAGACACAAAGCACACAGGACACCAAGCACACAGggaacacacacacaaaacacccCCGCACCACACAGGGAAAACACACCAACAGGGACAAACACAAAGAGACACCACAGCACAAGGGAACCAAGCACACGTGGACACACACCAACAGAGACACCACACCACAAGGGCAACACACCACAAGGGACAAAGAC